A stretch of the Agromyces larvae genome encodes the following:
- a CDS encoding class I SAM-dependent methyltransferase: protein MGDVLEAEEAGRVPAGPADDHAALDAVLWDPIAAGVLVRSQPRFDEVVLDAGCGDGATALPTAELVGPGGRVDAFDPDEALVALVRDRAGDRMPQLRPSVGDPTDREAADAAEGGYDLVQCTLGVRRLAAGDLDRVGGVVQRLVAQARPGGRVAIAVWAGGSFDPLPEILAGALAPEYGGAADASELAESANPTLPGAETPGAFARLLSGYGLIGVRSALVPLHLELDEELAWRLVTGTTLRTLIDVLDDDAVERVRTRALAAIADRSIASVDASVLVAVGRRPV from the coding sequence ATGGGGGACGTACTCGAAGCGGAGGAGGCGGGCCGGGTGCCGGCCGGCCCCGCCGATGACCATGCCGCGCTCGACGCGGTGCTCTGGGATCCGATCGCCGCCGGGGTGCTGGTGCGGTCGCAGCCGCGCTTCGACGAGGTCGTGCTCGATGCGGGCTGCGGCGACGGTGCGACGGCGCTGCCGACCGCCGAGCTGGTCGGGCCGGGCGGGCGGGTCGATGCGTTCGATCCCGACGAAGCGCTGGTCGCGCTGGTGCGCGACCGCGCGGGTGACCGGATGCCGCAGCTGCGGCCGTCCGTCGGCGATCCGACCGACCGGGAGGCGGCGGACGCGGCGGAGGGTGGCTATGACCTCGTGCAGTGCACGCTCGGGGTGCGGCGGCTCGCGGCGGGCGACCTCGACCGGGTCGGCGGGGTGGTGCAGCGGCTCGTCGCGCAGGCGCGGCCGGGCGGGCGGGTCGCGATCGCGGTCTGGGCGGGCGGATCGTTCGACCCGCTTCCCGAGATCCTCGCGGGGGCGCTCGCACCCGAGTACGGCGGCGCCGCGGATGCCTCGGAGCTGGCGGAGTCCGCGAACCCGACGCTGCCCGGCGCCGAGACCCCCGGTGCGTTCGCCCGCCTGCTGTCGGGGTACGGGCTGATCGGGGTGCGTTCCGCCCTCGTGCCGCTGCATCTCGAACTCGACGAGGAGCTCGCCTGGCGGCTGGTGACGGGCACGACGCTGCGCACGCTCATCGACGTCCTCGACGACGACGCCGTGGAGCGGGTCCGCACCAGGGCGCTCGCCGCGATCGCCGACCGGTCGATCGCGTCGGTCGACGCATCGGTGCTGGTGGCAGTCGGGCGCCGGCCCGTCTGA
- a CDS encoding Na+/H+ antiporter subunit A — translation MIFSLVLFGALSLVTPLLTRLLGRRVFLLLAVLPAAVFVVLLTWLPGVIAGHPVVETVEWIPALDIALSFRTDALALLLALIVTGVGALVLAYCTWYFDDDEPSLGRFAALLLAFAGVMLGLVTADDVFVLFTFWELTSVLSYLLIGHYTGRKESRGAALQALTVTTFGGLAMLVGLVVLAVAGGTTSLSELIANPVAGAAGEWGIALVLIGAISKSALVPFHFWLPAAMAAPTPVSAYLHAAAMVKAGVYLVARLAPGYAELEVWHPIVIVLGAFTMLVGGWRALRQYDLKLLLAYGTVSQLGFLVLVTGFGTRDAALAGVALLLGHALFKAALFLVVGIIDHAAGTRDWRRLSGLGRRMPVLATVAIVSAASMAGLPPLIGFVAKEGVFASLLDATHATQGAAGLAGWAWLALIGSVLGSILTVAYSVRFVWGAFWTRPNIAPTELHKPAAMAGASPLLLAVASLGFAFAIGWLEPLLAGYADALAGPHDLHLALWHGFEPALFISLGVYLLGALLVWGRARVARMQAALPPMIDSGRGYLHVVSVVDRVAAAVTTAIQHRGLPGYLAVIVLVFIGGLGFSAIVNTTWPGSVRLWDYPSQPFLALVMAVAAIAAATVRQRMTAVLLVSVTGYGLVLLFGMSGAPDLALTQALVETIVIVVFVLVLRRLPKQIAQRHPSVHKLTRGLIGFVAGGVMGVIGLIALGARVQPTIAEGLPALALEAHGKNIVNVMLVDIRAWDTLGEISVLVAVATGVASLLFVSGRTGGAPRLEHRPEGRDRLRPVPEKASSIRAARPSLAEVEHETDAASEAAETRQTWLLAGRTLSPRRRSILIEVLVRLLFHPAIVVSVYLLFVGHNAPGGGFAGGLLAGLALVARYLAGGRYELGEAAPVDAGRLLGTGLLLAAGTAASSLLFGLAVFESSWFEVDVPVLGTLSIGTSTLFDIGVYLVVIGLVLDILRSLGAEVDRQEEEAEEAETGERAVDAGDRVVPRASETRART, via the coding sequence ATGATCTTCAGCCTCGTGCTCTTCGGTGCGCTGTCGCTGGTCACTCCGCTCCTCACGAGGCTGCTGGGGCGGCGGGTCTTCCTGCTGCTGGCGGTGCTGCCGGCCGCGGTCTTCGTGGTGCTGCTGACCTGGCTGCCCGGCGTGATCGCGGGGCATCCGGTCGTCGAGACCGTCGAGTGGATCCCCGCGCTCGACATCGCCCTGAGCTTCCGCACCGATGCGCTCGCCCTGCTGCTCGCGCTCATCGTCACCGGCGTCGGGGCGCTCGTGCTCGCCTACTGCACCTGGTACTTCGACGACGACGAGCCGTCGCTCGGCCGGTTCGCCGCGCTGCTGCTGGCCTTCGCGGGCGTGATGCTGGGCCTGGTCACCGCCGACGACGTGTTCGTGCTGTTCACCTTCTGGGAGCTCACGAGCGTGCTGAGCTACCTGCTCATCGGCCACTACACGGGCCGCAAAGAGAGCCGCGGTGCCGCGCTGCAGGCCCTCACCGTCACCACGTTCGGCGGGCTCGCGATGCTCGTCGGGCTGGTCGTGCTCGCGGTCGCGGGCGGCACGACCTCGCTCAGCGAGCTGATCGCGAACCCGGTCGCGGGCGCCGCCGGCGAGTGGGGCATCGCGCTCGTGCTGATCGGGGCGATCTCGAAGTCGGCGCTCGTGCCGTTCCACTTCTGGCTGCCCGCGGCGATGGCCGCGCCCACGCCCGTGTCGGCGTACCTGCACGCCGCGGCGATGGTGAAGGCCGGCGTGTACCTCGTGGCCCGGCTGGCGCCAGGCTACGCAGAGCTCGAGGTGTGGCATCCGATCGTCATCGTCCTGGGGGCGTTCACCATGCTGGTGGGCGGCTGGCGCGCGTTGCGCCAGTACGACCTGAAGCTGCTGCTCGCGTACGGCACCGTGTCGCAGCTCGGGTTCCTGGTGCTCGTCACCGGGTTCGGCACTCGCGACGCGGCCCTCGCGGGGGTCGCGCTGCTGCTCGGGCACGCCCTGTTCAAGGCGGCGCTGTTCCTGGTCGTCGGCATCATCGACCATGCTGCGGGTACGCGCGACTGGCGCCGCCTGTCGGGCCTCGGCCGGCGCATGCCGGTACTGGCGACGGTCGCGATCGTCTCGGCCGCGTCGATGGCCGGCCTGCCGCCGCTCATCGGATTCGTCGCGAAAGAGGGGGTGTTCGCCTCGCTGCTCGACGCGACGCACGCGACCCAGGGCGCCGCGGGTCTCGCGGGCTGGGCGTGGCTCGCGCTGATCGGCTCGGTGCTCGGGTCGATCCTCACGGTCGCGTACAGCGTCCGGTTCGTCTGGGGCGCGTTCTGGACCCGGCCGAACATCGCCCCCACCGAACTGCACAAGCCGGCGGCGATGGCCGGTGCGTCCCCGCTGCTGCTGGCCGTCGCGAGCCTCGGCTTCGCGTTCGCGATCGGATGGCTCGAGCCGCTGCTCGCCGGATACGCCGATGCGCTGGCCGGCCCCCACGACCTGCATCTCGCGCTCTGGCACGGGTTCGAGCCGGCGCTGTTCATCTCGCTCGGCGTCTACCTGCTCGGTGCGCTGCTCGTCTGGGGTCGCGCGCGGGTCGCCCGCATGCAGGCGGCGCTGCCGCCGATGATCGACTCGGGCCGCGGGTACCTGCACGTCGTGTCGGTCGTCGACCGGGTCGCCGCCGCGGTCACCACCGCGATCCAGCATCGCGGTCTGCCCGGATACCTGGCCGTGATCGTGCTGGTGTTCATCGGCGGGCTCGGCTTCTCGGCGATCGTCAACACGACCTGGCCCGGCAGCGTGCGGCTGTGGGACTACCCCTCCCAGCCGTTCCTCGCGCTCGTGATGGCCGTCGCGGCGATCGCCGCCGCCACCGTGCGCCAGCGCATGACGGCGGTGCTCCTGGTGAGCGTCACCGGGTACGGCCTGGTGCTGCTGTTCGGCATGTCGGGTGCGCCCGACCTCGCACTCACCCAGGCGCTCGTCGAGACCATCGTCATCGTCGTGTTCGTGCTCGTGCTGCGCCGGCTGCCGAAGCAGATCGCGCAGCGGCATCCGTCGGTGCACAAACTCACCCGCGGCCTCATCGGATTCGTCGCCGGCGGGGTGATGGGGGTCATCGGGCTCATCGCGCTCGGCGCCCGCGTCCAGCCGACGATCGCCGAGGGGCTGCCCGCGCTCGCGCTCGAGGCGCACGGCAAGAACATCGTGAACGTGATGCTCGTCGACATCCGCGCCTGGGACACGCTCGGCGAGATCTCGGTGCTCGTCGCGGTCGCCACCGGTGTGGCGAGCCTGCTCTTCGTGTCCGGGCGCACCGGCGGTGCGCCGCGGCTCGAGCATCGGCCCGAGGGCCGCGACCGGTTGCGCCCGGTGCCTGAGAAGGCGTCGAGCATCCGCGCGGCGCGGCCCAGCCTCGCCGAGGTCGAGCACGAGACGGATGCCGCGTCCGAGGCCGCGGAGACGCGCCAGACCTGGCTCCTCGCGGGGCGCACGCTCTCGCCACGCCGACGCTCGATCCTCATCGAGGTGCTCGTCCGGCTGCTCTTCCACCCCGCGATCGTGGTCTCGGTGTACCTGCTGTTCGTGGGGCACAACGCGCCGGGCGGCGGGTTCGCGGGCGGCCTGCTCGCCGGACTCGCGCTCGTCGCGCGGTACCTGGCGGGCGGGCGGTACGAGCTCGGCGAGGCGGCGCCCGTCGACGCCGGACGGCTGCTCGGCACCGGCCTGCTGCTCGCGGCCGGCACCGCGGCATCCTCGCTGCTCTTCGGCCTCGCGGTGTTCGAGTCGAGCTGGTTCGAGGTCGACGTGCCCGTGCTCGGCACGCTCTCGATCGGCACGTCGACGCTGTTCGACATCGGCGTGTACCTCGTCGTCATCGGCCTGGTGCTCGACATCCTGCGCTCGCTCGGCGCCGAGGTCGATCGCCAGGAGGAGGAGGCCGAAGAGGCCGAGACCGGCGAACGCGCCGTCGACGCCGGTGATCGCGTGGTGCCGCGCGCCTCGGAGACGAGGGCCCGCACATGA
- a CDS encoding Na(+)/H(+) antiporter subunit C yields the protein MTASLTLVVLMAVLFGAGVTIMLERSLTRVLIGFLLVGNAVNILIYLMSGAPGVAPIMNDGVEADEISDPLPQAFILTAIVINLGITAFMLALIYRSWWLAQLGEKGDLIDDESELAEDAEEAADLIRSSGEDDRAIQELIDASDEEYDLPDDDELELEASVRDSADRTGATDRTGATDRTGAADGDRTDRDRGEPLP from the coding sequence ATGACCGCATCGCTCACCCTCGTCGTGCTCATGGCGGTGCTCTTCGGCGCCGGCGTCACGATCATGCTCGAGCGCAGCCTGACTCGCGTGCTCATCGGGTTCCTGCTGGTCGGCAACGCCGTGAACATCCTCATCTACCTGATGAGCGGGGCGCCGGGCGTCGCGCCCATCATGAACGACGGCGTCGAGGCCGACGAGATCAGCGACCCGCTGCCGCAGGCGTTCATCCTCACCGCGATCGTGATCAACCTCGGCATCACCGCGTTCATGCTCGCGCTGATCTACCGGTCGTGGTGGCTGGCGCAGCTCGGCGAGAAGGGCGACCTCATCGACGACGAGTCCGAGCTCGCCGAGGACGCCGAGGAAGCGGCCGACCTCATCCGCTCGTCCGGCGAGGACGACCGCGCCATCCAGGAGCTCATCGACGCCAGCGACGAGGAGTACGACCTGCCCGACGACGACGAACTCGAGCTCGAGGCATCCGTTCGCGACAGCGCCGACCGGACCGGCGCAACCGACCGGACCGGCGCGACCGACCGGACCGGCGCCGCCGACGGCGACCGCACCGACCGCGACCGAGGGGAGCCGCTGCCGTGA
- a CDS encoding Na+/H+ antiporter subunit D gives MTAALVPLVVLLPLLGAAVALILGRHRQAQMAVSASALGLVVVIATTLLITIDQSGHGVVVAVGDWLPPFGIVLVVDRLSAIMLLISGIVLLGVLVYAVGQGIADQHRETPVSIFHPSYLILSAGVFNAFIAGDLFNLYVGFEILLSASYVLLTLGGTGERIRAGVTYIIVSLMSSLFFLSAIALVYGATGTANIAQLSVRIAELPADVQLILHLLLLIAFGIKAAVFPLSFWLPDSYPTAPAPVTAVFAGLLTKVGVYAIIRTETVIFADSDVSALLLVIGGLTMVVGILGALTQADIKRLLSFTLVSHIGYMIFGIGLANETGLAATIYYVVHHITVQTALFLTTGLIERFGGATSINRLAGLLKASPLLAILFFIPALNLGGIPPFSGFLGKAGLFLAGGAAASGTDVPGGAPWLIWAIIGAGALTSLITLYALTRFWNMAFWRGRDELEGYESVLLESVQEFPGAQGATTATATRTTPVLMVVATTALVVVTLLLTVFAGPFFDLAGRAAANLSDPSLYVSLVFPGGIR, from the coding sequence GTGACCGCCGCCCTCGTGCCCCTCGTCGTGCTGCTGCCCCTGCTCGGCGCCGCCGTCGCGCTCATCCTCGGCCGCCACCGGCAAGCCCAGATGGCCGTCTCGGCGAGCGCGCTCGGGCTCGTCGTGGTGATCGCGACCACGCTGCTGATCACGATCGACCAGAGCGGGCACGGCGTGGTCGTCGCCGTCGGCGACTGGTTGCCCCCGTTCGGCATCGTGCTCGTCGTCGACCGGCTGAGCGCCATCATGCTGCTGATCTCGGGGATCGTGCTGCTCGGCGTGCTCGTGTACGCCGTCGGCCAGGGCATCGCCGACCAGCATCGCGAAACGCCGGTGTCGATCTTCCACCCGTCGTACCTGATCCTGTCGGCGGGCGTGTTCAACGCCTTCATCGCGGGCGACCTGTTCAACCTGTACGTCGGATTCGAGATCCTGCTGAGCGCGAGCTACGTGCTGCTCACCCTCGGCGGCACCGGCGAACGGATCCGTGCCGGCGTCACCTACATCATCGTCAGCCTCATGTCGTCGCTGTTCTTCCTGTCGGCGATCGCGCTCGTCTACGGCGCCACGGGCACCGCGAACATCGCGCAGCTCTCGGTGCGCATCGCCGAACTGCCCGCCGACGTGCAGCTCATCCTGCACCTGCTGCTGCTCATCGCGTTCGGCATCAAGGCGGCGGTGTTCCCGCTGTCGTTCTGGCTGCCCGACTCGTACCCCACCGCGCCCGCGCCCGTCACCGCGGTGTTCGCCGGGTTGCTGACGAAGGTCGGCGTGTACGCGATCATCCGCACCGAGACGGTGATCTTCGCCGACAGCGACGTGTCTGCGCTGCTGCTCGTGATCGGCGGGCTCACCATGGTCGTCGGCATCCTCGGTGCGCTCACCCAGGCCGACATCAAGCGACTCCTGTCGTTCACCCTCGTCAGTCACATCGGCTACATGATCTTCGGCATCGGCCTCGCGAACGAGACCGGCCTCGCGGCGACGATCTACTACGTGGTGCACCACATCACCGTGCAGACGGCGCTGTTCCTCACGACCGGGCTGATCGAGCGGTTCGGCGGCGCGACCTCCATCAACCGGCTCGCGGGTCTGCTGAAGGCGTCGCCGCTGCTGGCGATCCTGTTCTTCATCCCGGCGCTGAACCTCGGAGGCATCCCCCCGTTCTCGGGATTCCTCGGCAAAGCGGGCCTGTTCCTCGCGGGCGGCGCCGCGGCGAGCGGCACGGATGTCCCGGGCGGCGCGCCGTGGCTCATCTGGGCGATCATCGGGGCCGGCGCACTCACGTCGCTCATCACGCTGTACGCCCTCACCCGGTTCTGGAACATGGCGTTCTGGCGCGGACGCGACGAACTCGAGGGGTACGAGTCGGTGCTGCTCGAATCGGTGCAGGAGTTCCCGGGCGCGCAGGGCGCGACCACCGCGACGGCGACACGCACCACCCCCGTGCTCATGGTCGTCGCGACCACCGCGCTCGTCGTCGTCACCCTGCTGCTCACGGTCTTCGCCGGCCCGTTCTTCGACCTCGCCGGACGGGCGGCGGCGAACCTCTCCGACCCGTCGCTGTACGTGTCCCTAGTCTTCCCCGGAGGGATCCGATGA
- a CDS encoding Na+/H+ antiporter subunit E: MHAEVSRWRSVWRQLPLLVALVALWLLLWDHIDVLTVVTGVVLAIAVTRALYLPPVLLSGRFNPWRGLLLGLRMIFDVVVASLQVAVYSLLPGWKPISAIIAVQLLTRSDLVTTLTAEAISVVPGTVVVDIDRERGLLYLHALGTRTKADLERTHRNVLGTEERIVLAIGTHEQAEAIRQARRERRAAARDIRSKEHR; this comes from the coding sequence ATGCACGCCGAGGTCTCGCGCTGGCGCAGCGTCTGGCGCCAGCTGCCGCTGCTGGTCGCCCTGGTGGCGCTCTGGCTGCTGCTGTGGGACCACATCGACGTCCTGACCGTCGTGACCGGCGTGGTGCTGGCGATCGCGGTGACCCGCGCGCTCTACCTGCCGCCGGTGCTGCTCAGCGGCCGGTTCAACCCCTGGCGCGGCCTGCTGCTCGGCCTGCGCATGATCTTCGACGTGGTGGTCGCGTCCCTGCAGGTCGCCGTGTACTCGCTGCTGCCCGGGTGGAAGCCGATCAGCGCGATCATCGCGGTGCAGCTGCTCACCCGCAGCGACCTCGTCACCACTCTCACCGCCGAGGCGATCTCGGTGGTGCCCGGCACCGTCGTGGTCGACATCGACCGCGAGCGCGGCCTGCTCTACCTGCACGCGCTCGGCACCCGCACGAAAGCCGACCTCGAACGCACGCACCGCAACGTGCTCGGCACCGAGGAACGCATCGTGCTCGCGATCGGCACGCACGAGCAGGCCGAAGCCATCCGGCAGGCGCGACGCGAACGTCGCGCGGCCGCCCGAGACATCCGATCGAAGGAGCACCGATGA
- a CDS encoding monovalent cation/H+ antiporter complex subunit F, with translation MSFLNIVAIAAGIMFGIGGLAAVSRIIRGPSILDRALATDVLLAIAMCALGAEMAINRHTDTLVILLVLAMFAVVGSISIARFMARQDVS, from the coding sequence ATGAGCTTCCTCAACATCGTCGCCATCGCCGCCGGCATCATGTTCGGCATCGGCGGACTCGCCGCCGTCTCCCGCATCATCCGCGGACCGTCCATCCTCGACCGCGCCCTCGCGACCGATGTGCTGCTCGCGATCGCGATGTGCGCACTCGGCGCCGAGATGGCGATCAACCGGCACACTGACACCCTCGTCATCCTGCTGGTGCTCGCGATGTTCGCGGTCGTCGGCTCGATCTCGATCGCTCGGTTCATGGCGCGACAGGACGTCTCGTGA
- the mnhG gene encoding monovalent cation/H(+) antiporter subunit G, translating into MSPAEIAVGLLILLSAFLSMAAGIGIVRFPDVLTRLHAATKPQVLGLATILAAIVLRAPTWGVLTTAVLVMTFQLLTQPMTAHMLGRSAYRTSHVRLDLLIEDELGRDIAEHAEPEASER; encoded by the coding sequence GTGAGCCCCGCCGAGATCGCCGTCGGACTGCTCATCCTGCTGAGCGCGTTCCTGTCGATGGCCGCCGGCATCGGCATCGTGCGATTCCCCGACGTGCTCACCCGGCTGCACGCGGCGACCAAGCCGCAGGTGCTGGGCCTCGCGACCATCCTCGCCGCGATCGTCCTGCGCGCCCCGACCTGGGGCGTGCTCACCACGGCGGTGCTGGTGATGACGTTCCAGTTGCTCACCCAGCCGATGACGGCCCACATGCTCGGCCGCTCCGCCTACCGCACCTCGCACGTGCGGCTCGACCTGCTCATCGAGGACGAGCTCGGCCGCGACATCGCGGAGCACGCCGAGCCCGAAGCATCCGAGCGCTGA
- a CDS encoding enoyl-CoA hydratase/isomerase family protein, whose protein sequence is MIEFAVHDAVAEVVLNAPEKLNALDERALRDLDAAYVEAARLADAGDVRALVLRGEGRAFCAGRDIAGVDPREDDVLGYLGGLVEPLLQRIAGIPVPTFAVAHGACLGVGLGLLIASDVVYVADTAKIGSPFANLGATLDSGGHALFVERLGAHRTMDLIVTGRLMSGSEAVASGLFSRVLPADEVTDATLRAARTAAAGPTLAFAASKRLVAALRDERLGLWASMAEENRAQAALCETSDYREGFAAFQQKRTPVFTGRD, encoded by the coding sequence ATGATCGAGTTCGCCGTCCACGACGCGGTCGCCGAGGTGGTGCTGAACGCGCCCGAGAAGCTGAACGCGCTCGACGAGCGGGCGCTGCGCGACCTCGACGCCGCCTACGTCGAAGCCGCCCGGCTCGCCGACGCCGGTGACGTGCGCGCCCTCGTGCTGCGCGGCGAAGGTCGGGCGTTCTGCGCCGGCCGCGACATCGCGGGGGTCGACCCCCGCGAGGACGACGTGCTCGGCTACCTCGGCGGGCTCGTCGAGCCGCTGCTGCAGCGCATCGCCGGCATCCCGGTTCCGACGTTCGCCGTCGCGCACGGCGCGTGCCTCGGGGTCGGTCTCGGTCTGCTCATCGCGAGCGACGTCGTCTACGTCGCCGACACCGCGAAGATCGGGTCGCCGTTCGCCAACCTCGGCGCGACCCTCGACTCGGGCGGGCACGCCCTCTTCGTCGAGCGCCTCGGCGCGCACCGCACCATGGACCTCATCGTGACGGGCCGGCTCATGTCGGGGTCCGAGGCGGTCGCTTCAGGGCTGTTCTCGCGCGTCCTCCCCGCCGACGAGGTCACGGATGCCACGCTCCGGGCCGCGCGCACCGCCGCCGCCGGCCCGACGCTCGCGTTCGCCGCGTCGAAGCGGCTCGTCGCCGCGCTCCGCGACGAACGGCTCGGTCTGTGGGCGTCGATGGCCGAGGAGAACCGTGCGCAGGCGGCGCTCTGCGAGACATCCGATTACCGCGAGGGCTTCGCAGCCTTCCAGCAGAAGCGCACGCCGGTGTTCACCGGGCGCGACTGA
- a CDS encoding DEAD/DEAH box helicase, whose translation MPKNKKPAGGRPARNFDPSYARGASKSGAPKSGSRSPGHRGYRPDEDAPKKARWSRDERVASGRTPHRADARPEQGGRDGRDAGRDGRDAGRRYDRDDRAPRREFDRDRAPRDGGAPRRFDRDDRAPRREFDRAPRRFDDRGERPARREFDRDRTPRDGGAPRRDFDRDRAPRDGGAPRRFDRDDRAPRRDFDRTDRAPRRDFDRDRAPRDGGAPRRFDRDDRAPRRDFDRTDRAPRREFDRDRAPRDGGAPRRFDRDDRAPRRDFDRDDRAPRRDFDRTDRPARRDFDRDDRARAPRRFDDRGERPARREFDRDRTDRADRAPRRDVERPGFRDSERRPSSFYPARDERPAFTPEDDVVLERLAADAIQAEAVDGVSFGDLGLGQNIVRALGDLGAEHPFPIQAATIPVVLEGRDVLGRGRTGSGKTIAFGAPTVERLMQLWAAKQRDLPNGPDGRRKREMGRAPRALILAPTRELALQIDRTVQPIAQAVGLFTTQVYGGVPQARQVGALRRGVDIVIGTPGRIEDLERQGHLDLSAIEITVLDEADHMCDLGFLEPVQRILRLTKPGGQKLLFSATLDTGVATLVDEFLVDPAVHEVAGEDQSSGTIDHRVFVIENRDKRDIVAALADRDGKTLVFSRTRAFAEDLTEHLEEAGIRAVALHGDLNQSRRTRNLHQLTSGRVDVLVATDVAARGIHVDDIDLVIQADAPDEYKTYLHRAGRTGRAGRMGRVVTLIPRNRQRRMNDLLDRAEIEVDFEDVRLGDALLDDLGPVEIAAIESEEGFEADSYEADVAEELEAEADEAEVDEELASDESFEDELVVVDLLDTDGEADATEPVEASPTA comes from the coding sequence ATGCCCAAGAACAAGAAGCCCGCCGGCGGACGACCCGCTCGCAACTTCGACCCCTCGTACGCGCGCGGCGCCTCGAAGTCGGGTGCCCCCAAGTCCGGATCGCGCAGCCCCGGTCACCGCGGCTACCGCCCCGACGAGGATGCCCCGAAGAAGGCCCGCTGGAGCCGCGACGAGCGCGTCGCCAGCGGCCGCACGCCGCACCGCGCCGACGCACGCCCCGAGCAGGGCGGACGTGATGGCCGCGACGCCGGACGCGACGGCCGCGACGCCGGTCGCCGGTACGACCGTGACGACCGCGCTCCGCGCCGCGAGTTCGACCGCGACCGTGCGCCGCGCGACGGCGGTGCGCCGCGCAGGTTCGACCGCGACGACCGCGCTCCGCGCCGCGAGTTCGACCGGGCTCCGCGCCGGTTCGACGACCGCGGTGAGCGTCCTGCGCGCCGCGAGTTCGATCGCGACCGCACCCCTCGCGACGGTGGTGCGCCGCGCCGGGACTTCGACCGCGATCGCGCCCCTCGCGACGGTGGTGCGCCGCGCCGGTTCGACCGTGACGACCGTGCGCCGCGTCGTGACTTCGACCGCACCGATCGTGCGCCGCGTCGTGACTTCGACCGCGACCGCGCCCCTCGCGACGGTGGTGCGCCGCGCCGGTTCGACCGCGACGACCGTGCGCCGCGTCGGGACTTCGACCGCACCGATCGTGCGCCGCGTCGTGAGTTCGACCGCGATCGCGCCCCTCGCGACGGTGGTGCGCCGCGCCGGTTCGACCGTGACGACCGTGCGCCGCGTCGGGACTTCGACCGTGACGACCGTGCCCCGCGTCGTGACTTCGACCGCACCGACCGTCCGGCTCGCCGCGACTTCGACCGCGACGACCGCGCCCGTGCCCCGCGCCGCTTCGACGACCGCGGCGAGCGGCCCGCGCGCCGCGAGTTCGACCGCGACCGCACCGATCGCGCCGACCGCGCCCCGCGTCGCGACGTCGAGCGCCCCGGCTTCCGCGACAGCGAGCGCCGCCCCTCCTCGTTCTACCCGGCCCGTGACGAGCGGCCCGCCTTCACCCCCGAAGACGATGTCGTGCTCGAGCGGCTCGCGGCCGACGCCATCCAGGCCGAAGCCGTCGACGGCGTGAGCTTCGGCGACCTCGGCCTCGGCCAGAACATCGTCCGCGCCCTGGGCGACCTCGGCGCCGAGCACCCGTTCCCGATCCAGGCCGCGACCATCCCGGTCGTGCTCGAGGGTCGCGACGTGCTCGGTCGCGGGCGCACCGGGTCGGGCAAGACGATCGCGTTCGGCGCGCCGACCGTCGAGCGGCTCATGCAACTGTGGGCGGCGAAGCAGCGTGACCTCCCGAACGGCCCCGACGGCCGTCGCAAGCGCGAGATGGGCCGCGCGCCCCGCGCGCTCATCCTCGCGCCGACGCGCGAGCTCGCGCTGCAGATCGACCGCACCGTGCAGCCGATCGCGCAGGCCGTGGGCCTGTTCACGACGCAGGTCTACGGCGGTGTGCCGCAGGCCCGTCAGGTCGGCGCGCTGCGTCGCGGCGTCGACATCGTGATCGGCACGCCCGGACGCATCGAGGACCTCGAGCGCCAGGGTCACCTCGACCTCTCGGCGATCGAGATCACCGTGCTCGACGAGGCCGACCACATGTGCGACCTCGGGTTCCTCGAGCCGGTGCAGCGGATCCTCCGCCTCACCAAGCCCGGCGGGCAGAAGCTGCTGTTCTCGGCGACGCTCGACACCGGTGTGGCGACGCTCGTCGACGAGTTCCTCGTCGACCCGGCGGTGCACGAGGTGGCCGGCGAAGACCAGTCGTCGGGCACGATCGACCACCGCGTGTTCGTCATCGAGAACCGTGACAAGCGTGACATCGTCGCGGCGCTCGCCGACCGCGACGGCAAGACCCTCGTCTTCTCGCGCACCCGTGCGTTCGCCGAGGATCTGACCGAGCACCTCGAGGAGGCCGGCATCCGCGCCGTCGCCCTGCACGGCGACCTCAACCAGTCGCGCCGCACGCGCAACCTGCACCAGCTCACCAGCGGGCGGGTCGACGTGCTGGTCGCGACCGACGTCGCCGCCCGAGGCATCCATGTCGACGACATCGACCTGGTGATCCAGGCCGACGCGCCCGACGAGTACAAGACCTACCTGCACCGCGCCGGCCGCACCGGTCGCGCCGGCCGCATGGGCCGGGTCGTCACGCTCATCCCGCGCAACCGTCAGCGCCGTATGAACGACCTGCTCGACCGAGCCGAGATCGAGGTCGACTTCGAGGACGTGCGCCTCGGCGACGCGCTGCTCGACGACCTCGGCCCGGTGGAGATCGCGGCGATCGAGTCGGAGGAGGGCTTCGAAGCGGACTCCTACGAGGCGGATGTCGCGGAGGAGCTCGAGGCTGAGGCCGATGAGGCTGAGGTCGACGAGGAGCTCGCGTCCGACGAGTCGTTCGAGGACGAGCTCGTCGTCGTGGACCTCCTCGACACCGACGGCGAGGCGGATGCCACGGAGCCCGTCGAGGCATCCCCCACCGCCTGA